ATCTTGAATCAAGGCATAGCATGCTTGGTCAACGTCTCGGCACTGATTGGGCAGGTCCGTAGCTATTTCGGCATGCTGATCCCAGCCGCGATGGAAAATCTGGGTGAAACGAACGCCTCGCTCGGCCAATCGTCGGGCCTGTAAGCAACTCGCGGCGAACGACCCGGGAGTATGAACCTCGGGGCCATACATATCGAGAACATGTTTAGGCTCATCTGCAGTATTAACAAGTTCAGGCACTGCGCTTTGCATTCGAAACGCCATCTCATATTGAGCGATGCGGGCCTGAGTTTCTGGATCTCCAAATCGATCAAATTCTCGGTGATTCATCTCCGAAAGAGTATCCAGCATCTTCCTGCGCATGTTCTCGCTCACCCCCGGCGGATTGGCCAAAAACAGGACGGGATCTCCCGTGTTGCGCAGCAAAACGCCTTGATGCCTTGACGGCAGAAATCCGGAACCCCAAAGTCGATTGAACAGTCCCTGGGCAACCTTGCGGCCAGTCCACGAAGCCGTTAATACGACAAACGCAGGCAGATTCTGATTTTCGGTACCCAACCCGTAACTTAGCCATGATCCTAGGCTCGCACGTCCGGGCAACTGATTTCCGGTGCAAAAGAAAGTGATTGCGGGATCGTGATTAATCGCCTCGGTTTGCACAGAACGAACGATCGCCAAATCATCAACCATCTTCGCCGTATGCGGAAGAATGTCGCTAATCCAAACGCCATTTTTTCCATGTTGTGAGAACTTAAACATACTTGGTGCGACCGGAAGTCGATCCTGCCCCGAAGTCATTGTCGTTAGTCTCTGCCCCTTGCGTATGGAATCGGGCAAATCCTTATCGAAATACTTTTCCGGATTCTTGGCCATGTCGGGCTTGTAGTCGAAAGTATCCATTTGAGATGGACCGCCAGCCATGAACAAATAGATCGCCCGTTTCGCTTTGGGGGCAAAATGCGGAAGATCTGACAATCCGCCGGTCGTCGCAGTTGCGCCGTTTGCGGCGCCCGGGAGCATCGACGCTAACGCTGCGGCCCCAATGCCAGATGCGCCGCTTTGAAAAAAATGCCTTCGTGTAATAAGGCTGGCATAGTCTTGTACTGGATTCATGATTGTGTCTCCTACGTTCGCATTCTGATTACTAATTCTTCGTTATCACTTCATCCAGATTCAAGATGGTATTGGCAATCAAGGTCCATGCGGCAAGTTCACTCGGATTGCTTGTACTAACAGGAGGAGTCTCTCCAACCGCAATGAGTTTATTCGCCGCTTCAACGTCCTCTTGAAAACTTTCCTGATTTGATTGATACGCTTCCTTTAAAAGACGCAGGTCTTCGTCGTCAGGCAAACGAGCGGTTGCAAGGCGAAAAGCGAACTTGAGTCGATCTTCAACGGAATCGCCTCCTTCATGCAGAATTCGCTCGGCAAAGGCCCGCGCAGCTTCCACGTATTGAGGATCATTCATCAGCAAGAGAGCTTGAAGAGGAGTGTTGGTGCGTTCGCGGCGCACGGTGCATGACTCCCGTGAAGGTCCATCAAGCGTACTAATTTGAGGAGGCGGAGCCGTCCGTTTGATAAAAGTGTAAAGCGTCCGCCGATAAATTTTGTCAGCCCCTTCGTCTTTACTAAATCGCACGGTGTTTGACGAACCATAGCCGACAGCCAACCATAATCCGTCTGGCTGCGGCGGTTTGACGCTTGCTCCCCCCATTTTGTAGACGAGCAATCCGCTGATGGCCAGCGCCTGGTCTCGTATCGGCTCCGCATCAAGACGAAATCGTGGTCCGCGAGCCAACAAGCGATTATTCGGATCTCGTTGCATCGCCTCCTTCGTCGCTCGCGATGACTGACGATAGGCCGAAGACAATACCATGCGACGCAAGCTACGCTTAATATCCCAGCCATCTTCGATAAATTGCACCGCTAACCAGTCAAGAAGCTCCGGATGGCTTGGCATTTCTCCTTGAGAGCCGAAGTCTTCCGATGTTTTGACGATGCCTGTACCGAAAAGCTGTTGCCACAACCGGTTAACAAAGACACGTGAAGTCAGGGGATGCTGAGAGGCAGTCAGCCATTTGGCAAGACCTAGCCGATCTAGCGACAACTCATCGGTCATCGGCGGTAAGAACTTGGGCGTACTTCGCTCCACCATCTCACCTCGATTGGCGTACTCACCTCGTTTAAGGACATAGGCGGGCCGATGTTCATCTCGCTCACGATAGATGAGCGTGGTGGGTGCGTTTTGCCGGACTTCTTCAATACGTTTTTCGGCTTTGGCCAAGCGATCGAAGAGGTGGGAAAAGGCTTTCCGAGTTCCAGTATAAACATGCTTCAGGAAGTGCCGTTTTAATTGCCCTTGTTCCTCTATTGAGCGTTTCGTCTGGTCCGTTTGAATTATCGCCAAAATATCTTGGGGCAAGTCAGGCTGGTCGGTCGCCAGCACGTCGCGCTGCCAGATCAGCAGCGACTCGTATTCCGTTTGCTGCGGCTTCTTGGTAATGACGCCGGCCGAATCCCAATAGATCGTTCCATCGAATTGAGTAAACGACCAGCCATGAACCTTAGCGCCAGGAGTCAGAGCCACTTGTTGGATAG
The nucleotide sequence above comes from Blastopirellula sp. J2-11. Encoded proteins:
- a CDS encoding DUF1501 domain-containing protein codes for the protein MNPVQDYASLITRRHFFQSGASGIGAAALASMLPGAANGATATTGGLSDLPHFAPKAKRAIYLFMAGGPSQMDTFDYKPDMAKNPEKYFDKDLPDSIRKGQRLTTMTSGQDRLPVAPSMFKFSQHGKNGVWISDILPHTAKMVDDLAIVRSVQTEAINHDPAITFFCTGNQLPGRASLGSWLSYGLGTENQNLPAFVVLTASWTGRKVAQGLFNRLWGSGFLPSRHQGVLLRNTGDPVLFLANPPGVSENMRRKMLDTLSEMNHREFDRFGDPETQARIAQYEMAFRMQSAVPELVNTADEPKHVLDMYGPEVHTPGSFAASCLQARRLAERGVRFTQIFHRGWDQHAEIATDLPNQCRDVDQACYALIQDLKQRGMLDDTLVIWGGEFGRTIYSQGQLTKTNYGRDHHPRCFSMWLAGGGIKPGVEYGKTDDYSYDVIENPVSVHELNATIMHCLGVDHSRLSYKFQGLDMKLTGVEAQHPVKALLR